The following nucleotide sequence is from Coriobacteriia bacterium.
CCAACGGTCCACGCCCACGGCTTGAGTCCGAGCGCACCTGCGCCGAACACGATGCCGAAGATGCCCAGTATGCCGAGCCAGACGGTGAGAATCAACCCAACCATGCTGGCCACCGCGAGCCCCGCTCCGGCACCCAGAGCGCCAGAGGCCGCTGCCGCACCGCTGAGCGCGAGAGCGGCCATCAGGGTCACCACAGCGAAGATCGCGACGAATACCTCCAGCACTCCACCGACGATCGCGAGCCACGCAAGAATCGTGACGCCCATGGGTCTGTTCATAGTGACTCCCCTTCCAATCTCGGCCCGGGTAGTCCCCGCTGACCGATTTCTTCGCGCTGGGCTGTTGCACGAGTGTATTCCCGCCTAAGCGGTTCCGGACGCACCCCCGGACGAAAGCACAAGGACCGCCCGGTGGGCGGTCCTTCTCGGTAGAAGCGGGAGTAGTACCCGACGCCTACAACAGCGCGCTCTTCACCTTGTCGATGGCGTTGCTCTCGGCGTCGTCGATGCCGTTTTTCGCCTCGGCGGCGGCATCGGCGACCCCGAGTACCAGCGCCTTGAACGCCTCGGCCTCGTCGGGCGCGACTTCCCTGATGATCGCGAATGCTGCCGCGACACGGTCCATCGTGACGGGCTCGATGTCGTCGGACTTGATCGTCTTGTCGCGATGTCGGCCGGCGTCAACCGCCAAGTCGCGGACCAGCGTCGAAGCGCTGGTCTTGGCCTGCTCCAGAAGGTAGCGCGCGGCAGCCGTGGTCTCGCTCATGCTCTCCCAGAAGTGCGTGCCGTTGGCCATCGTCACGAACATCATCGTGTCGGTGACGGCGAAGGCGAGCGCCTCCCACTGGTCAGGCGTGAAGTCGGTCTTGGTCGCCATGCGTGCTCCTCGGATTCGACGGTGCGGGACGGGATGGGTGATGCGGTTCTTACCCGCGAACGAGCGGGCTGCGCAGGTCCAGCGCAAGATCGCGCTCGATGGCCGCCGCCGCCCGGAACACGGTGCTCTCGGCGAAGTAGTCACCGATGATCTGCAGGCCGATGGGCATCCCGCTCGCCCCGAAGCCGCACGGCACGCTGATCGCGCAGTTGCCGGCCAGGTTGATCGGGATGGTGTAGGTGTCCGAGAGGTACATGGTGAGCGGATCGCTCTTCTCGCCGAACTTCCACGCGACCTGCGGAGAGGTCGGCGTGAGCAGCACATCGTACTCCTTGAACGCCTCGGTGAACTCCTGTGCGATGAGCGTGCGCGCCTTTTGCGCCTGGCCGTAGTACGCGTCGTAGTAGCCGGCCGACAGCGCGTACGTTCCCAGCATGATGCGCCGCTTGGCCTCCGGGCCGAAGCCCTCGGCGCGCGACTTGGTGTAGAGCTCGATGGTGTCGGCCGGGTCGGCCGTACGATGTCCGTAGCGGATGCCGTCGAAGCGAGCGAGGTTCGACGACGCCTCGGCCGGACCGATGATGTAGTACGCCGAGAGGCCGTGCTGGCTCGTGGGCAGGTTGACCTCGCCCACCGTCGCGCCCATCGCTTCGAAGCGCTTGGCGGCGGCTAGCACCGAGTCGCGCACCTCGGCGGTCACGCCCTCCATGCCGAGCAGGTCTGCCACGATCGCGACGCGCAGGCCAGCGGCGTCGGCGTTGCGTGCAGCTGCGATGAAGTCCTCCGGCTCGCGCTCGGCGCTCGTAGCGTCGTAGCGGTCCTTGCCGCAGATCGCCTGGAGCACAGCGGCGTTGTCCTCGACGTTGCGCGAGAAGCCGCCGATCTGGTCGAGGCTCGAAGCGAATGCGACGCAGCCGTAGCGGCTGACTCGCCCGTACGTCGGCTTGAGAGCGACGGTGCCGGTGAGCGAGCCGGGCTGGCGGATCGAGCCACCTGTGTCGCTTCCCAGCGTCACCGTCGCCATACCCGAGGCCACAGCCGCGGCACTGCCCGCGCTCGAGCCACCGGGAACGCGCTCGAGGTCCCACGGGTTCTTGGCACCGCCGAAGGCGCTGGTCTCGCCCGAGCTGCCGAACGCGAACTCGTCCATGTTGCACTTGCCCAGCGGCAGCACGCCGGCCGAGATCAGCCGGGCGACGGCCGTACAGTCGTACGGGCTGACGTAGCCCTCGAGAATGCGGCTCGAGCACGTGGTGTTCGTGCCGATCAGGTTCATGTTGTCCTTGAACGCGGCGGGCACGCCGGCAAGCGGCGGGAGGTCGGCTTCAGCGGCGCCTCCGCGCACGAGCGCGTCGATCTTCTCGGCAGCGGCGATGGCCAGGCCGGGCGTGACCTGGTTAAAGGCGTGGACATCCCCGTCGAGCGCGTCGATGCGCGCAAGGGATGAGTCGGCCACCTCGACGGCGGAGAACTCGCCGGCGACGATGCCAGCTCGGACTTGGAGTGCGGTCAGCTCGTGCACGTCGATATGGCTCACTCGTCGTCACCGCCCGCGGCGATCGCCGGGATGACGAAGGCGCCATTCTCGGACTGCGGAGCGTTTGAGATCGCGACATCCTGCGAGAACGGCGGCACCACCACGTCTTCACGCGTGACGTTGGTGACGGCGATGGCGTGCGCCATCGGCGCGACGCTGGCCAGATCGAGCCGCTGAATCTCGTCGATGTGGCCGAGGATGGAGTTCAGGTCGTCGCGCATCGCTTCGACCTCGGAGTCGGTCAGCGCGAGGCGCGCGAGCATGGCGACGTGTCGAACGTCGTGCTCGGAGAGGGACATGAAGGGCGTCCTTTCGTGCGAACGGCCGGCGCGAGATGATGCGCGCACTTTTCGGCGAGAACAGACGCAGACCATCATACCCGAGCAACGCGAGCTCGGGCGCCAATCAGGCGTCTAGAAGCGCACGTCGGGCGGCAAGTCAGTGGTGCTGATGGTCGTCCCGATCGCTACGTCCGACCACGTCTTGCCGTCGAAACTGACCACGGCCTGGTTGGTACCAGCGGTGTCGTCGGTGACGGCGAGGAGCACCCACCAGCGGCCCTTCTTGTCCTGGGTCATCGCACGCACCGAGACGCTCTTCAGCTTGCCGATCTGACCGTCATCCTGAAGTGCCTTGACGCCCTTGGTTGCGGCGACCTTGTTGCTCGGCCGAGGAATGGAGCCGATCTGAGCGGACTTGCTCGCCGACCCCACGCTCACAGGGGCACCGATCGCACCGCCCGCGGCATCGACGTTCGCCGGCGCAGTGGCCGGGGCCGACGGTTGTGAAGGTGAAGCCGTGGGGGTAACGCCCCCCGGCGCGGCGGCGCTCGGCGCGACAGGCGCCGCAGCTTTGGGGTTGCATCCAACGACGC
It contains:
- the gatA gene encoding Asp-tRNA(Asn)/Glu-tRNA(Gln) amidotransferase subunit GatA — encoded protein: MSHIDVHELTALQVRAGIVAGEFSAVEVADSSLARIDALDGDVHAFNQVTPGLAIAAAEKIDALVRGGAAEADLPPLAGVPAAFKDNMNLIGTNTTCSSRILEGYVSPYDCTAVARLISAGVLPLGKCNMDEFAFGSSGETSAFGGAKNPWDLERVPGGSSAGSAAAVASGMATVTLGSDTGGSIRQPGSLTGTVALKPTYGRVSRYGCVAFASSLDQIGGFSRNVEDNAAVLQAICGKDRYDATSAEREPEDFIAAARNADAAGLRVAIVADLLGMEGVTAEVRDSVLAAAKRFEAMGATVGEVNLPTSQHGLSAYYIIGPAEASSNLARFDGIRYGHRTADPADTIELYTKSRAEGFGPEAKRRIMLGTYALSAGYYDAYYGQAQKARTLIAQEFTEAFKEYDVLLTPTSPQVAWKFGEKSDPLTMYLSDTYTIPINLAGNCAISVPCGFGASGMPIGLQIIGDYFAESTVFRAAAAIERDLALDLRSPLVRG
- the gatC gene encoding Asp-tRNA(Asn)/Glu-tRNA(Gln) amidotransferase subunit GatC, whose translation is MSLSEHDVRHVAMLARLALTDSEVEAMRDDLNSILGHIDEIQRLDLASVAPMAHAIAVTNVTREDVVVPPFSQDVAISNAPQSENGAFVIPAIAAGGDDE